The Manihot esculenta cultivar AM560-2 chromosome 1, M.esculenta_v8, whole genome shotgun sequence genome has a window encoding:
- the LOC110626894 gene encoding uncharacterized protein LOC110626894 produces the protein MAYQRQAIIIETFNTLSINKRNSKMRALKEEISVEDYLRFFHSQKRFDFTVNFLNQIIVIHGFKKILQRPKKVLTEAIETIDLLNLSRSTLRDNGMSSCAFINLEDVIADLNDLNWQDCRVTSIQTLNSPKDDFSSNTHATDTANHSLGLSSKSTADCHGADVVALAPGSSSNGGSTTGRGAPKLGRKRKREGGRELGSPSSGLASLGSC, from the exons ATGGCATATCAAAGGCAAGCTATAATAATTGAGACCTTCAATACTTTGAGCATAAACAAGAGGAATTCGAAAATGAGAGCTCTGAAGGAGGAAATATCTGTCGAAGATTATCTCCGTTTCTTTCACTCCCAAAAGCGATTCGATTTTACCGTCAATTTTCTCAATCAG ATCATTGTCATCCACGGGTTTAAGAAAATCCTTCAACGCCCTAAG AAGGTGTTAACCGAAGCCATCGAAACAATTGACCTTCTCAATCTCTCGCGCTCCACTTTGAGAGACAATGGCATGTCCTCATGCGCATTCATCAATCTCGAGGATGTTATCGCAGACCTGAACGACCTCAATTGGCAAGATTGTCGCGTCACCTCTATACAAACGCTAAACTCACCCAAAGACGACTTCTCTTCAAATACTCATGCCACCGATACCGCTAACCACTCTCTCGGCCTCAGTTCGAAATCGACAGCAGACTGTCATGGAGCTGATGTGGTTGCTCTtgccccaggctcttcttcgaATGGTGGCTCCACGACTGGCAGAGGCGCCCCAAAATTGGGCCGCAAGAGGAAAAGAGAAGGCGGCCGTGAGTTGGGATCTCCATCTTCGGGTCTTGCGTCGCTTGGATCGTGTTGA